In the Sinorhizobium arboris LMG 14919 genome, one interval contains:
- a CDS encoding HlyU family transcriptional regulator, producing MASFFSKLFGRSSSEAQAQPAAGKTENYADCVIRATPQREGSQYRLAGSIEKPMPDGETKVRSFIRADLFTSEQDAIDSAFRKGRQIIDEQRAALFSDDAQSRSV from the coding sequence ATGGCATCGTTTTTCTCGAAATTATTCGGCCGGTCCAGCTCTGAAGCGCAGGCGCAGCCTGCGGCGGGCAAGACCGAGAACTATGCGGATTGCGTGATCCGGGCGACGCCTCAACGCGAGGGATCGCAGTACCGACTTGCCGGCAGCATCGAAAAGCCGATGCCGGACGGCGAAACGAAGGTGCGCAGCTTCATCCGAGCAGATCTCTTCACCTCCGAGCAGGACGCGATCGACTCGGCGTTTCGCAAGGGACGCCAGATCATCGATGAGCAGCGCGCGGCCCTCTTTTCCGACGACGCTCAGTCCCGGTCGGTCTGA
- the ilvA gene encoding threonine ammonia-lyase codes for MKQDVEKAAAAMREIFPPTPLQLNEHLSARYGASVFLKREDLSPVRSYKIRGAFNFFRKSLGSGAAGKTFVCASAGNHAQGFAFVCRHFGVPGVVFMPVTTPQQKIDKTRMFGGEFITIRLVGDIFDQCYQSARDHVQAIGGVMVPPFDHDDIIEGQATVAAEITEQLPAGLMADLVVLPVGGGGLAAGVTGYLADSLSADRFLFCEPEGAPSFRRSLELGSVVTLEQVDNFVDGAAVARIGDLNFAALRRFSPEQVMLLPENAICLTITEMLNVEGVVLEPAGALAITALEALGREKLDGKIVVAVVSGGNFDFERLPDVKERAMRHAGLKKYFILRMAQRPGALRDFLSLLGEEDDIARFEYLKKSARNFGSVLIGIETKHAENFPVLKQRFDAAGLRYQDITENEILANFVI; via the coding sequence ATGAAGCAGGATGTTGAAAAAGCGGCGGCGGCCATGCGCGAGATCTTTCCGCCAACGCCCCTGCAACTCAACGAACATCTGAGCGCGCGCTATGGAGCCAGCGTCTTTCTGAAGCGCGAGGACCTTTCCCCGGTGCGGTCCTATAAGATCCGCGGCGCCTTCAATTTCTTCCGCAAGTCGCTCGGTTCCGGAGCGGCTGGAAAGACCTTCGTTTGCGCTTCCGCGGGCAATCATGCGCAAGGCTTTGCCTTTGTCTGCCGTCACTTCGGCGTTCCCGGCGTCGTCTTCATGCCCGTGACGACGCCCCAGCAGAAGATCGACAAGACGCGCATGTTCGGCGGCGAATTCATAACGATCCGGCTCGTCGGCGATATTTTCGATCAATGCTACCAGTCGGCGCGCGATCATGTGCAAGCGATCGGCGGCGTCATGGTGCCGCCCTTCGATCATGACGATATCATCGAGGGTCAGGCCACGGTTGCAGCTGAAATAACCGAACAATTGCCCGCCGGTCTCATGGCCGATCTCGTCGTCCTGCCCGTCGGCGGCGGCGGGTTGGCCGCCGGCGTGACAGGCTATTTGGCTGACAGCCTTTCGGCAGACCGCTTTCTGTTCTGCGAACCGGAGGGGGCCCCGAGCTTCAGGCGCAGCCTGGAACTCGGCAGCGTCGTCACGCTCGAGCAAGTGGACAATTTCGTCGATGGCGCGGCGGTTGCACGGATCGGCGACCTGAATTTTGCAGCGCTGCGGAGATTTTCGCCGGAACAGGTGATGCTGCTGCCGGAGAATGCGATCTGCCTGACGATCACCGAAATGTTGAATGTCGAAGGCGTGGTTCTCGAACCCGCCGGTGCGCTCGCGATCACTGCGCTGGAGGCGCTTGGCCGCGAAAAGCTCGATGGCAAGATCGTCGTGGCTGTCGTTTCCGGAGGCAATTTCGACTTTGAGCGCCTGCCGGACGTGAAGGAGCGGGCCATGCGCCATGCGGGACTCAAGAAGTATTTCATTCTGCGCATGGCTCAGCGTCCGGGGGCGCTTCGCGATTTCCTCAGCCTGCTCGGAGAGGAGGACGATATCGCGCGGTTCGAGTATCTGAAAAAATCGGCGCGAAATTTCGGTTCGGTGCTCATCGGCATCGAGACGAAGCACGCGGAGAATTTTCCCGTTCTCAAACAGCGTTTCGATGCGGCAGGGCTGCGTTACCAGGACATCACCGAGAACGAGATACTCGCCAACTTCGTCATTTGA
- a CDS encoding TrkH family potassium uptake protein, whose translation MNANLIRHAVHLAAILGFYLSGAMLLPALVDLYYGHPDWQVFAVTAFMTGAISSTTFMATRAGPPPFSKKFGFLVVNVLWFVFSIVGAIPLWLSSVDLDFAQALFESVSAVTTTGSTVIVGLDDAPPGLLLWRSLLSWLGGIGIVVLGLFIIPYLRVGGMSFFKMESSDTSDKPFARLASFGRAFLVIYVSLTLLCAISYAMLGMSRFDAINHAMTTVATGGFSTHDASFGHFASIPLYWVSTFFMALCSLPFSILIVLVVRGRLDALRDPQIIVFLAYLTAFSVAVATYNRLANGVDFHLALTHAFFNVTSLLSTTGYASQDYSMWGPFVFMVAFICTFIGGCSGSTSGGMKAYRFVVLFNAVRSALNKLVYPNAVYAVRYGKSTVDADVQRAILLFFITYILLWVFGSLFMGALGYDFVTAVSAVITCLSNVGPGLGSIIGPAGNFSTLQDPELYLLSMMMLLGRLEVLTVLVVLTPVFWKQ comes from the coding sequence TTGAACGCGAATCTGATCCGGCATGCTGTCCATCTCGCGGCGATCCTGGGGTTCTATCTCTCCGGCGCGATGCTGCTTCCGGCTCTGGTCGATCTCTACTACGGACACCCGGACTGGCAGGTTTTTGCCGTGACGGCCTTCATGACGGGCGCTATCTCGTCGACCACGTTCATGGCCACGCGTGCCGGTCCCCCGCCGTTCTCGAAAAAGTTCGGCTTCCTGGTGGTGAACGTGCTGTGGTTCGTCTTCTCGATCGTCGGCGCCATTCCACTCTGGCTTTCGTCGGTCGACCTCGATTTTGCCCAGGCTCTGTTCGAGTCCGTATCGGCGGTAACGACCACCGGTTCAACCGTTATCGTCGGGCTCGATGACGCGCCTCCGGGCCTCCTGCTTTGGCGCTCGCTCCTCAGCTGGCTTGGCGGCATCGGCATCGTCGTTCTCGGCCTCTTCATCATCCCTTACCTGCGTGTCGGCGGCATGTCCTTCTTCAAGATGGAATCCTCCGACACCAGCGACAAACCGTTCGCTCGCCTCGCAAGCTTCGGCCGCGCCTTTCTCGTCATCTATGTGTCGCTGACCCTGCTTTGCGCGATCAGCTACGCCATGCTCGGGATGAGCCGGTTCGATGCCATCAATCATGCGATGACGACCGTCGCCACGGGCGGCTTTTCGACTCACGACGCGTCATTCGGCCATTTTGCCAGCATTCCCCTCTACTGGGTCAGCACCTTCTTCATGGCGCTCTGCAGCCTGCCCTTTTCGATCCTGATCGTGCTCGTCGTTCGCGGACGCCTGGACGCGCTTCGCGATCCTCAGATCATCGTATTCCTGGCGTACCTCACAGCCTTCTCGGTTGCGGTCGCGACCTACAACAGACTTGCCAACGGCGTTGATTTTCACCTGGCACTGACCCACGCCTTCTTCAATGTCACGTCGCTTCTGTCGACTACCGGCTACGCGAGCCAGGACTACAGCATGTGGGGTCCCTTCGTGTTCATGGTTGCGTTCATATGCACCTTTATCGGAGGCTGCTCCGGCTCCACGTCCGGCGGCATGAAGGCCTATCGGTTTGTCGTGCTCTTCAACGCCGTTAGGTCGGCCCTGAACAAACTCGTCTACCCGAACGCGGTCTATGCGGTGCGTTACGGCAAGAGTACGGTCGATGCGGACGTTCAACGTGCCATCCTGCTGTTTTTCATTACCTATATCCTGCTCTGGGTCTTCGGCAGTCTGTTTATGGGGGCCCTCGGCTATGATTTTGTCACAGCCGTGTCGGCGGTGATCACGTGCCTCTCCAATGTCGGCCCCGGCCTCGGCAGCATCATCGGTCCTGCGGGCAACTTCTCGACCCTCCAGGACCCCGAGCTCTACCTGCTGTCGATGATGATGCTGCTCGGACGTCTGGAGGTATTGACCGTTCTCGTCGTGCTCACTCCGGTCTTCTGGAAGCAGTAA